In Ostrea edulis chromosome 6, xbOstEdul1.1, whole genome shotgun sequence, a single window of DNA contains:
- the LOC130047244 gene encoding uncharacterized protein F54H12.2-like, with protein MMHRESCACGTSSLELFKVPPTNVTLEDSKWMEYYPISSTLNSDTAPIEFEIKGQGDEYLDLSQTYLQMVCKFTKANGTNLAGGNSTSTPVNNILHSLFSEIDVSLNGKVITPGTDTYPYKAYLEKLLSYAPKTLETQMRACSLWEKDTAGHMDEVKLEALAQTPVEFAVVNNKVNIAAVIPTPEYPDDSKNVGLRKRHEKITDSKEIVLMDRLHLDLFEQEKCLPNGLDVRLRFNRARPQFYMMTAAGSSGKVVIQSMILWVRKVKPVPSIINLINQQLSTQTAKYPLRRVEVKTFTIPSGTQSKITDHLFQGQMPKLIVLGQDWAPDITLEEYKNGYTLWCVDFTKDQEAQTDKFHLIQTGNLRVEVQFAANVARTLNCVVYAVFDNLLEINKQREVSIDY; from the exons ATGATGCACCGAGAATCTTGCGCTTGTGGCACCAGCAGTTTAGAACTGTTTAAAGTGCCCCCGACCAACGTCACTTTAGAAGATTCGAAATGGATGGAATATTACCCCATTTCCAGTACCCTCAACTCGGATACGGCTccgattgaatttgaaatcaaaggacaaggagatgaatatctggatttatcCCAAACGTATCTCCAGATGGTCTGTAAATTCACGAAAGCCAATGGAACGAATCTCGCAGGAGGCAATTCGACCTCCACCCCCGTGAATAACATTCTCCATTCCTTGTTCAGTGAAATCGATGTCAGTCTCAATGGAAAAGTCATTACCCCGGGGACGGATACTTATCCCTACAAAGCGTATCTGGAGAAATTGTTGTCTTATGCACCCAAGACTCTGGAAACCCAGATGAGAGCCTGTAGCTTGTGGGAAAAAGATACGGCAGGACATATGGATGAGGTCAAATTAGAAGCTCTGGCTCAAACTCCTGTGGAATTTGCAGTAGTGAATAACAAAGTCAACATCGCGGCCGTCATCCCGACTCCCGAGTATCCGGATGATTCCAAGAATGTAGGGTTGAGAAAACGTCACGAGAAGATTACAGACAGTAAGGAGATCGTGTTGATGGATCGATTACATCTGGATTTGTTTGAGCAAGAGAAATGTCTCCCTAATGGCTTGGATGTCCGTCTCCGATTCAATCGCGCTCGACCCCAGTTCTACATGATGACCGCTGCCGGGAGTAGTGGGAAAGTGGTCATTCAAAGTATGATCTTGTGGGTGAGGAAAGTCAAACCTGTGCCGAGTATCATTAATCTCATCAATCAGCAACTGAGTACTCAAACGGCGAAATATCCATTGAGACGAGTGGAAGTGAAAACCTTCACCATTCCTAGTGGCACCCAGTCTAAAATCACCGATCATCTGTTTCAAGGACAGATGCCTAAACTGATCGTGTTGG GCCAGGACTGGGCTCCGGACATTACCCTGGAAGAGTATAAAAACGGTTACACCCTCTGGTGTGTGGATTTCACCAAAGATCAAGAAGCCCAGacggataaatttcatctcatacagaCGGGGAACTTGAGAGTGGAAGTGCAATTTGCCGCCAACGTGGCCAGGACCTTAAACTGTGTGGTGTATGCCGTGTTCGACAATCTGctagaaatcaacaaacaacgaGAAGTCAGTATCGATtactaa
- the LOC130047245 gene encoding actin nucleation-promoting factor WASL-like → MAEGRRDPIYNFQTLLGFRYRLVVVAEERVGENWVVRSENDLSTFSPFDQSGVREIICRVRAEYEGRAPRRRTARISTATRPRRQAPQPPSPPPPYSPATATTSPPAIPSAPEEYSPVPMSDSSASPVEYSPRSPSPAPPPSPAQSPSLLVAATSSPPRPAAPARPPPPTIRFAGRTPPPPRPTHAPVATHPPRNHPMTVPGWADRAVPIWFKCPVCWQDRVHSGITCRGCGQRPACCSCVERIEERRHTRGRCPLCRFTGARE, encoded by the coding sequence ATGGCTGAAGGAAGAAGGGATCCTATTTACAACTTCCAGACCTTGCTTGGATTCCGGTACCGGCTGGTAGTGGTGGCTGAGGAACGGGTAGGGGAGAATTGGGTCGTGCGTTCTGAGAACGACCTGAGCACCTTCTCCCCTTTCGACCAGAGTGGGGTCCGTGAGATCATCTGCCGGGTGCGGGCCGAGTATGAAGGGAGGGCACCCCGCCGCCGCACCGCCCGGATCTCCACGGCCACGAGACCGCGCCGACAGGCCCCACAACCAccctcaccaccaccaccttacTCCCCGGCGACGGCTACAACATCACCACCAGCGATCCCATCGGCACCGGAGGAATACAGCCCGGTGCCGATGAGCGACTCATCAGCGTCACCGGTGGAGTATTCACCGCGGTCACCGTCCCCCGCACCACCTCCCAGTCCAGCCCAGAGTCCGTCGCTGCTGGTGGCAGCCACGTCATCACCACCGAGACCGGCAGCCCCTGCAAGACCCCCACCACCTACCATCCGGTTTGCAGGGAGGACTCCACCACCACCGAGACCAACCCACGCACCGGTGGCAACTCATCCCCCGAGGAACCACCCTATGACTGTCCCTGGCTGGGCAGATAGGGCGGTTCCCATCTGGTTTAAGTGCCCTGTCTGCTGGCAAGACAGGGTACACTCTGGAATCACGTGCAGGGGATGTGGGCAGCGCCCAGCTTGCTGCTCGTGCGTGGAGCGGATAGAGGAGCGGCGACACACCCGGGGACGGTGCCCGTTATGCCGGTTTACCGGAGCCAGGGAATGA
- the LOC130047246 gene encoding uncharacterized protein LOC130047246, giving the protein MAQKQLEFVDKAQKKIYQLVQKQMGPQKDYIELKKAKTDDQKTELGKTSNLLLTTPDYVAQRRREEKKMAQTSNQTTSFNLTPSDHVARQEKMAQTSDYLPSQNPTDPGLGFYFPDSQDATGLELGLYNAQNEPPTMNKEDFAIITTTLDGIVNRINVLSNEIGNHTTILLKKLEELTSKKPRKEYTPDYTANPCYTCGETGHWSPNCPQKTDYPQTSKKSRSADSQQTSKKTKQKDPCYKCGKIGHWISECPEEQLEIDAMIGPVPGSKSPVKREYTPLEMWNPTAPTEERPKKKKKLSRK; this is encoded by the coding sequence ATGGCTCAGAAACAACTAGAATTTGTGGACAAAGCtcagaagaaaatatatcaGCTGGTACAGAAGCAGATGGGACCACAGAAagactacattgaactgaagaaAGCTAAGACTGATGATCAGAAGACTGAACTGGGGAAGACCTCGAACTTGTTGCTCACGACTCCAGACTACGTTGCTCAAAGAAGGAGAGAAGAGAagaagatggcccagacctcgAACCAGACCACGAGCTTCAATCTCACGCCTTCAGACCACGTTGCTCGACAAGagaagatggcccagacctcgGATTACCTCCCTAGCCAGAATCCGACAGACCCCGGATTAGGCTTCTATTTTCCCGATTCACAGGACGCTACGGGATTGGAACTGGGCCTCTACAACGCTCAGAATGAACCTCCGACCATGAACAAAGAAGACTTTGCGATCATTACCACGACACTAGACGGGATCGTTAACCGCATTAATGTGCTGAGTAATGAGATTGGAAATCATACCACAATCCTACTGAAGAAGTTGGAAGAGCTGACTTCTAAAAAACCTAGGAAGGAATACACTCCAGATTACACTGCTAACCCGTGCTACACGTGTGGAGAAACAGGACATTGGTCGCCGAATTGCCCACAGAAAACAGATTATCCGCAGACCAGTAAGAAATCGAGGTCAGCAGATTCTCAACAGACCAgcaagaaaaccaaacaaaaggaTCCTTGCTACAaatgcggaaaaataggacactGGATTAGTGAGTGTCCAGAAGAACAACTGGAAATAGATGCGATGATTGGACCCGTACCTGGCTCAAAATCCCCTGTGAAGAGAGAATACACACCGTTAGAGATGTGGAATCCAACCGCACCTACTGAAGAACGgccaaaaaagaagaagaaactcAGCAGAAAGTAA